The Entelurus aequoreus isolate RoL-2023_Sb linkage group LG11, RoL_Eaeq_v1.1, whole genome shotgun sequence genome includes the window CCCTTTAGtggtgacatgaaaaaaaagaaaaaaaaagaagctgagGTCTTAGGAGCGTTGCAGACGTCGGCGGTTCCACCGTACAAACACCGCAGGAAGGCTCGTCCTTCCTCACATGCTCATCGTCACCTGTATGAACTGGACAGGTAGAAAAGGTCGTCACGGTTACGGTCCGAGCACGGAGGAAACGCTGTGTGCACTCACGTCGTCGTACTGAAATGAGGCGCTGCCGTTATGAGACGTGTCCCGGCGCCGGAAATGGTCTGAAAGCAAACGCGTGCGTGTGTTGTACCACAAATTCAAAcattaaatgtgtttgttttttcccccccgtgCAACTCACCCGTCAGAGCGCGCAGGCGGACGAAACAGCACACGAAATCGTCAAAGGGGATCCTCCCGTTGGTGCTGTAACGCCTCATGATGGCGTTCATGGCGTGAGGGCTCATGTTGTAACCTGCGCACACGTCGTGAAGAACGAGGAGAGGTCAGAGTACTCCTTCATGTCATGTGTGGCTCCCCACATTGAAGACATACTCATACTGACTTCTTTTAAACATATTGATATCgggtatcggtccgatatcagcagtAAAACAAGTATGGGTGATAAATCGgcctgcatgtaaaatgtccgacaTAAGCTACcgatacaagcaggcctgcagcgtgtttaccgtatttttcggactataagtcgcagtttttttcatagtttggccgggagtgcgacttatactcaggagcggcttatgtgtgaaattattaacacattagcgtaaaatatcaaataatattatttagctcattcacgtaagagactagatgtataagatttcatgggatttagcgattaggagtgacagattgtttggtaaacgtatagcatgttctatatgttatagttatttgaatgactcttaccataatatgttacgttaacataccaggcaccttctcagttggttatttatgcctcatataacgtacatttatcagtgtttcccacacattcatttatttgtggcggcccgccacgaaagaattacatccgccacaaataaaattaaaaaaaaaaaaaaaaatatatatatatatatatatatatatatatatatatatatatatatattgtcctctccagcttctcaggcaaatcatatagttgatgtagatgcccatatcggctgttcagatttactttacaaaagagaagtgtaggatacttctcttgttgccttatttgtatttgactttattaaatgtatttatattagaaacacaacatgtgtatataacaaagggtgcaaagtctgcaggcagtaggaaacacatggttaagtgtagggagtaaaactgatggcagtctaaagttcaagatttttggagctttttgttcagtggatcagatgtttgatgaagctttgtgtctatctaccaccactactgttttctgtttatttgttactgactgtggcaggacacctctgcctctgtttcactttatgttgctggtaaataatatggttgtagtagtaggcttaagttaaattattagtatgcactaattaaaaggggcagagctttaagagacatttaagcttttatattttataagatatattttttgtaagaaccacaattaataaatatatttcagtgaataacttattgttcaaatctgtatatgaatatgtacataaagtgttgtaattatattgtaaaatggatggatggatggacgtttaaaacaaaactgttattaattagtaagtatatattttttgagcctttttagagaaaatcacatcattgtagtaaattatgcaaattactcgatgatgtcatggtggtatcttggcagtttatgggaaacactgtagagtgattggagcacatacttgttggtcacaaaaaacattcatgaagtttggttcttttatgaatttattatgggtctactgaaaatgtgagcaaatctgcttggtcaaaagtatacatacagcaatgttaatatttgcttacatgtcccttggcaagtttcactgcaataaggcgcttttggtagccatccacaagcttctggcaagtttctggttgaatttttgaccactcctcttgacaaaattggtgcagttcagctaaatttgttggttttctgacatggacttgtttcttcagcattgtccacacgtttaagtcaggactttgggaaggccattctaaaaccttcattttagcctgatttagccattcctttaccacttttgacgtgtgtttggggtagggctgggcgatatggcctttttttaatatcgcgatattttaaggccatgtcacgatacacgatatatatctcgatattttgccttagccttgaatgaacacttgatgcatataatcacagcagtatgatgattctatgtgtctacattaaaacattcttcttcatattgcataaatatatgctactttaaaactttcatgcagagagggaaatcacaactaaaaaaattacaatttttttcatacggtgttgatctggaaatgtttgcctcggcattttgatggtgtgtcaccgaacggagatgttgacatgcggagtaagcactcttcattctctagcaggtgacttttcaaatgatgctacaaattagcagtaatgctactttttatagcaacgcttttgccccacacttgacaaattaggGTAGTCTGtttgacatattcccacttgaagcaaaaccaccgccagacgatggacccactgctgttttttgggggaattaatattccttcatttgttaccagattcgcaccttctctctctcgtattaccactcgcacggctgcgctagcatcacagctaacgttacccatgctgctacctctttgctgcgcgagggcgtatacgtatgtgacgtatgtcgtgacagtatgtgacgtatgtaagaaggtgcgctggtctgtgagaaggagacacaggaaaagcgaggagagcctgtagtgcagTGGTtcctaacctgggttcgatcgaaccctaggggttcggtgagtcgggctcaggggtcaaaacacacccgactcatcatgtaaatacaaacttctccctatcggcgtattacggatacggcaacagcagaagtcagactgatttgcaggtgtgtaatttgttgtgagtttatgcactgttggttttgttgtttgaacaaggtgatgttcgtgcacggttcattttgtgcaccagtaaaaaaaacatggtaacactttagtatggggaacatattcaccattaattagttgcttattaacatgcaaattagtaacatattggctcttaactagtcattattaagtacttattaatgccttattcggcatggccttattataagcctaaccctctaaccctaaccaaataactctaaattaagtctttattacttagaatatgttcccctagtgtccaaataactctaaattaagtctttattacttagaatatgttcccctagtgtccaaataactctaaattaagtctttattacttagaatatgttcccctagtgtccaaataactctaaattaagtctttgttacttagaatatgttctccatactaaagtgttaccaaaaacatataccgtaatttccggactataagccgctactttttcccctcgttctggtccctgcggcttatacaagggtgcggcttatttacggcctgttcttctccgacaccgacgaagaggatttcggtggttttagtatgcaggaggaagacgatgacacaatgattaaagactgacttttcatataccggtatgctggttattttgataacgtacaggcgagccctttgtattactttgcaccgttgtattatttgtactctgcacaaatgctgttcgccatgtcaaagatgtgaaagtttgattgaatgattgaaagatttattgttaataaatgggacgctttgcgttcccaaacagtcatctctgtcccgacaatcccctccgtggtagcaggaacccctatatactacggtaattacacatcaaaaccctgcggcttatagtcgggtgcggcttatatatggagcaatctgtattttcccctaaatttagctggtgcggcttatagtcaggtgcggcttatagtccggaaattacggtaactttgtcttgaatttaaagaaaacaacttttttttttttcactaaagaagggttcggtgaatgcgcatacgaaactggtggggttcggtaccttcaacaaggttaagaaccactgctgtagtgtaatgccagcagctaaaagcaactgcgtgagaacgtatactcgaatatcacgatatagtaattttctatatcgcacagagacaaacccgcgatatatcgcctatatcgatatatcgcccagccctagtttggggtcattgtcctgttggaacacccaactgcgcccaagacccaacgtccgtgctgatgattttaggtgatTCCAAtaaaaaagagcagttcccctttaaaggaaatttattatttacatttaggcGATCTATGTTTCACACTTTGGCACTAGGAGGCAAAAGGGTCGGGGCAGCCCTGATCTAGTGTTGTGACAAATAATTACCCATGGAGGTGATGGCCTGCTGCATCTCATTGCCCTCCACCGTGCCACTCCGGTCGCGGTCATACGACACAAAGCTGGATTTCCAGCCATTGAGCGCCTGCCACAGATCCCTGAACTCGGTGAAGCCCATGGAGCCGGACATGTCTCTCTGAGACCCTCCAGTCAAGGAGCCTTTCTATCTGAAAAGAGTCTTTACGCGAGGCGGGAGAAGGATACGTCCAGCATGTTGATCATCAGTCTGCAGGTGTCCAGGTTGAAGGCTGTTGGAGAGAAAAACGACAAAAGTCAGCTCGTGTTTGGCCAAAGTGCGCGACGGCATCTGCTGTGTTACGTTTGTAACCGCCGGAGATGCCAGACTGAGTGaggcactgctgcagctcctCTGGCGAGATCTGGCCGTCCTGAAGGAGGGACATGCACAATGTAAAGACTAATAGTGCTACTGGAACTCATCATGCCGCGAAGGGCCGGCAAAAATAATCATCACGAGTATTTTGATTGAAACTGTAAGCACGATTACCGTATGTTCCAGACCATAGATCTTTTTTCTATATATAAAGGTGCCCCGGATTATAGAGCCCATTGAAAgaatcatattattataatttttttctaaacgtaaaacacttccttgtggtgtacataacatgtaatggtggttctttggtcaaaatgttgcatagatgatgttttacagattgtcttcaagtcgcttccggatgcgccgttttgtgggcgctcttatttacttATTggtgaccacttgagttttaaggagcacattcagtatgttgtaaaaaaactgaaacttttactgggattttattatagaaacaagcttttcttttactgtgaaacagaaattggtggaaacaacctttttacctgttattgactatggagatgtgttgtacatgaatgctactgctggttgtctccacaagctggatagtgtgtaccacggtgcactgagattcatcaccaactgcgctccccctactcaccattgtgtgttatactcaatggttaactggttatctttatgtgctcgacccctcaatcattggtatgtgttcatctacaaaaccattctgggtatcactccatcttatccatcttgtcttttaaaaaagaaacaaggaagtcacaatctacgttcaatgaatgttctgcaatttgtcgtccccaaagtaagaactgaactgggcaggaaggcatttaggttttcagcaccgaaggcttggaataacataaaatcgaatcttcaacttcaaacccttgttacattaaatgagtttaaatcttctgtgaaaggactgcagtctaccttgtctgtatgcacatgtgtcatgtgagcaagttttagtgttgtaaatttgatgttttatgtgttggttactgtttttaatgtgaccttgctgctgccctcttggccaggtctcccttggaaaagagatctttgatctcaatgggattttaccagGTTAAATAAAgactaaataaaaaaacagttaagtggctcaccttcggcagcgtcttctcgcgtcatctttgttgtatctcttatgtttgactgccatctaaaatcctttttttcctcaaaactcgacagtgcgcctaatgcaaagaataagtttggttgagcttacccacctcgaagctattttatttggtacatggtgtaatgataagtgtgaccagtagatggcaatcaaacataagagataagtgtaggctgcactatgatggcaatatgactcaagtaaacaacagcaacattttatatgttccattgaaaatatagaacattacacacggcgctcaaaaatctatcaaaatgttttagtacgactttggtaagctatgaagccacaccgcttgaaggattgtcggcgcattaaacatcggagtattattatggtgtgtgtataaggtcagacattatctggtgttttgtttcgcaatattatgcaaaagcaacttttcttaccttctggtacctgctggtctgtatttgggatctgtataaatcaggggtgtcaaactcatttcgcatcgtgggccacatacggcctagagagatgtcaagtgggccggaccattaaaattataccatactctgctataaataaccaaaatatcatgtctttcctttgttttggtgtaaagaagcacaagaacattaggaacatattgaaatttaattaactatccttttacaaaacatttcatgaaacacctcatatttccttagacaaatgtgcaatttacttttatcattcacaaatatgcattgcaactgatcccactgattgtacaaaggcacaaaactttaattggtactgaaaaatatagtaatgcactttaagattaaatgagacttttaaagaaaggaatttttaaaccacttacacatacgcatataaaatctaaatgtaatccctgcacaccttacaaactaaggagagtgattttaaatgtgtaatgaagaaagtgttcgcctgtcctgtaaatctgtaaacttcatacatgaaacatacatacacatacagaaaatttatggagttgtatgaacagtagaattccatcacacaacttttgttttgaagctgctgactaacattaaagtgcacattttttaaatcaccacagtaaggattcatcttcacagagctgtattctttcaatgcaaacagtatctaaggcagcattttaaaggtgttagtctagtctggacttgtatttgttcctgaaacTTGGCATCTTTTGGCCTGTAATGCATCAACACCAGGTGTCATGTCCTGACTAGCTGTCACTTTCAGAATGTCATTTAAGTGCTTGTTTGTGAGCCTTAAACGCATTTTTGCTTTATTGATATTCATCACTGAGAAAATTTGTTCACAAAGGTAGGTTGTCCCAAACATGCACAAAATTTTAGCAGCCAGGGCTGTTAATTTGTCCTCGGCTGTTGTGGTGTCCATCATTGGCACCAACTCAAGAAACTCTTCAGTAACAGTCAATGTCTCATCAACTCCTCGAATAAATATGGCCAGTTGGGCCACGTCTGTGATGTCAGTGCTCTCGTCAATTGCCACGGAAAATGCAATAAATGACTTGACTCTCTGTTTCAATTGACTGTCTAAATCTGCCGATAGTTCCGAAATCCTCTCTGCTATAGTATTCCTCGTCAGGCTAATATTGGCAAAAGCTTGTCGCTTCTCGGGACATACAAGTTCAGCCGCCTTCATCATGCATCGTTTAACAAAGTCACCGTCGGAATACGGCTTCGATGCTAATGCTATTTCGCTAGCAATTAGGTAGCTGGCTTTTACCGCTGCTTCACTGACTTCTCGGCTCTGGATGAAAGTTGACTGCTGTTTCCTCAGACCCGCCAGCAATTCGTTAATCTTATCTCTTCTCAGTTGTCCTTGCAAGCCGTCATATTTTTCGCTGTGATGAGTCTCGTAGTGGCgtcgaatattatattccttcaataccgaaacttgttgcaaacacaccaagcacgaaggttttccgtgcatctctgtaaataaataggacgtggtccatttttctttgaaaattctacactccttatctacttttctccgtttggataacgacattttggctaatgagggtgtagcggagaggtagagaccaaggtattaacaacgtcgtaacaagcagcaggtggcgcattgataccgtctgctgttttcagtctgtctcagtgatgcggcttgtcttctactctgatggaaagagtgcgccccttagcggataatccatgaattgcagcgaattaaaaatattaattccatgtcttttatgcattttttccactttcaaattatcctgcgggcctgatcgaacctccttgggggccggttccggcccgcgggccgtatgtttgacacccctggtataaatcctgaaaaattatgcgcatccgcctttgtagtccgtgccgaccccgTAGTCGTTAAACTtcgtctttttctctatcttcttgttatgggacattcatcctccactgttgccatttctaatataaagtagtgtaaagttcttacttatatctgtcagtaaactcgccatggaagcgctaaaacataccggtgtagtgagtttacattattcacccaaggaactttagttattagagttccggtcggacggtttttcacggtacacttttccggtgttgttgttgtttccggatgaggagatgctgctccgttattgattgaagtaaagtctgaatgtcattaaaacagttcgcgccatcttttgacacttcttccactcccgtccttgcacgctacaccgctacaactaagatgacggggagaagacgctgccgaaggtgagccacgtaaataagaccggcttgaagatgatctgtaaaacataatccatgcaacattttgaccatagaaacaacattacatgttatgtagaccacagggaagtcttctacatttagaaaaaaatcaataatattatgactcctttaatgatcCTTACaatccgatgcgccttatataatgaaaaaagatcgaaaatagaccattcatcggcagtgcgcttcataatccggtgcgccctatggtccagaaaatacggtagtaaccatggtgacatcccaaacttctagGAGACGTGCTCTTTTTCCCATTCATTTACTCCTCATCTCTTTCACAAGCTCCGGAATTTGCATGCACTAATCGTTTTTTTTTCACAGATGAATATATTTTCAtaatcgtgagaagccataatcggaatcgaaaattaaaattccattaattgtccagcccaacTGCAACATCTGTCACCTCACCTGCCCGGCCACCGCTGCAAAGTATCCGTAGAGTGGatcttgctgctgctgctgcggctGCGGCTGCTGAAACACAAAATCAACATTTGCATGATTTTATTCTGTCTGAAACATGGAaaaaactcacaatctcaccGAGTACTTATTTCTAATTTCTAGTCAACATCGAAACAAACTTGATTTTAAGTATCAATAAACAATGGTAAATGAttactggactataaggcgcacttaaaatccttttttccctcaaaactcgacagtgcgccttataacccggtgcgcctaatgtaaggaataagtttggttgcgcttacccaccttgaagcaattttatttggtacatggtgtaatgataactgtgaccagtagatggcagtcaaacataagagttaTGTGTAGGCTGCattatgatgggtctcaagtaaacaacaccaacatattatatgttccattgaaaatatagaacattacacacggcgctcaaaaatctatcaaaatgttttagtacgactttggtaatcaatgaagccacaccgcttgatggattgtctgcgcattaaacataggagtattattatggtgtgtgtataaggtaagacattatctggcgttttgtttcgcaatattgtgcaaaagcaacttctcttaccttcttaaaggttaaagttaaagtaccaatgattgtcacacacacacattaggtgtggcgaaattattctttgcatttgacccatcacccttgatcaccccctgggaggtgaggggagcagtgagcaccagcggtggccgcgcccgggaatcatttttggtgatataacccccaattccaacccttgaggctgagtgccaagcagggaggtaatgggtcccatttttatagtctttggtatgactcgtctggtaccttctgatctgtatttgggatctgcataaattcataaaaattgcgcgcgtccacctttgtagtccgtgccgaccccgtagtgataagcttcttctttttctcgctCTTCTTGTTAtgcgacattcatcctccactgttgacatttctaacataaagtagtgtaatatgtcagtaaactcgccatgaaagcgctaaaacataccagtgtagtgagtgtacattattcacccaaggaaatttagttattagagagttccggtcggacggtttttcacgggatacatttccggtgttgtttccggatgaggagatgctgctgcgttattgattgaagtaaagtctgaatgtcattaaaacagttagctccatcttttgacacttcttccactcccgtccttgcacgctacaccgctacaacaaagataacggggagaagacgctgtcgaaggtgagccacgtaaataagaccgcccacaaaacggcgcatcctgaagagactgtcagataaagcggtttgaagataatctgtaaaacatcatctatgcaacgttttgaccaaagaaccaccattacatgttatgtacaccatgttatgtaccggtccgtgacgcattcgCTACCAGACCGCagagaaacatgaaataatttataaaggactgcttTTTCTCCAACCTaattttggcctgtcccactagacacaccaataagcttgtttatagatgtataataaaactcctcataggaagttctTATATTTGTTAATTTGTTATACCTGTGTGACATAATACAATGCAAATTCGTGAACATATCAAAtacaaatgtgacagattgtagccgaaggctgatttccatctgcatctcattgcaaagaagcAAGCTCCCACtatttcagcgttatagtgacatgtatttttcatgcacttatttttgctgtatttatctggcacaagtggaaagtaATAAGTGAAAATaacgcctacattaaaccggtccgtggtgcaaaaaaggttggggaccactgacgtacaccacaaggaattgttttacatttagaaaaataaataaataatatgactcctttattgcaccctataatccggtgcgcctaatatatgaaaaaagattaaaaaatagaccattcatcgacagtgcgctttataagccggtgcgccctatggtccggaaaatacggtacctgtaCAGGAATGAGCAAGGCTTATAAATGATCGGTAACTGCCCGTTTTTGGAACCAGTGCTGGCTAATGTAAAACAGAATACATTTTGGGTACGGGATGTGCAAaataatatacagtcgtggtcaaaagtttgcatacacttgtaaagaacataatgtcatggctgtcttgagtttccaatcatttctacaactcttatttttttgtggtagagtgattggagcacatacttgttggccaCAAAAAATCTTTATGAAGTTAGGTTCTTTTATgaaattattatgggtctactgaaaatgtgagcaaatctgctgggtcaaaagtatacatacagcaatgttaatatttgcttacatgtcccttggcaagtttcactgcaataaggcgcttttggtagccatccacaagcttctgcttgaatttttgaccaagcctcttgacaaaattggtgcagttcagctaaatttcttggttttctgacatggacttgtttcttcagcattgtccacacgtttaagtcaggactttggggaggccattctaaaaccttcattctagcctgatttagccattcctttaccacttttgacgtgtgtttggggtcattgtcctgttggaacacccaactgcgcccaagacccaacctccgggctgatgagtttaggttgtcctgaagaatttggaggtaatcctcctttttcattgtcccatttaaagcaccagttccattggcagcaaaacaggcccagagcataatactaccaccaccatgcttgacggtaggaatggcgttctatttttttgtgattgagtgattggagcacatacttgttggccaCAAAAAATCTTTATGAAGttaggttcttttatgaatttattatgggtctactgaaaatgtgagcaaatctgctgagtcaaaagtatacatacagcaatgttaatatttgcttacatgtcccttggcaagtttcactgcaataaggcgcttttggtagccatccacaagcttctgcttgaatttttgaccacgcctcttgacaaaattggtgcagttcagctaaatttgttggttttctgacatggacttgtttcttcagcattgtccacacgtttaagtcaggactttgggaaggccattctaaaaccttcattttagcctgatttagccattcctttaccatttttgacgtgtgtctggggtcgttgtcctgttggaacacccaactgcgcccaagacccaacctccgggcttaggttgtcctgaagaatttggaggtaatcctcctttttcattgtcccatttactctgtaaagcaccagttccgttggcagcaaaacaggcccagagcataatactaccaccaccatgcttgacggtaggtctggtgttcctgtgattaaaggcctcgccttttctcctccaaacatattgctgggtattgtggccaaacggctaaatttttgtttcatctgacatcacatggacaaaagtaAGACTTTctggagcagacctgggcaaattaacacatgcggcccgttaagtttttcaatctggcccgccggactttcccaaataattttttttagatctttaagatggaaagtgtagctgccattatgatgtgca containing:
- the LOC133659839 gene encoding sorcin-like isoform X2, with the translated sequence MAYAGYGAPNPHGGGFPGMQPQQQQQDPLYGYFAAVAGQDGQISPEELQQCLTQSGISGGYKPFNLDTCRLMINMLDRDMSGSMGFTEFRDLWQALNGWKSSFVSYDRDRSGTVEGNEMQQAITSMGYNMSPHAMNAIMRRYSTNGRIPFDDFVCCFVRLRALTDHFRRRDTSHNGSASFQYDDFIQVTMSM
- the LOC133659839 gene encoding sorcin-like isoform X1; translated protein: MAYAGYGAPNPHGGGFPGMQPQPQQQQQDPLYGYFAAVAGQDGQISPEELQQCLTQSGISGGYKPFNLDTCRLMINMLDRDMSGSMGFTEFRDLWQALNGWKSSFVSYDRDRSGTVEGNEMQQAITSMGYNMSPHAMNAIMRRYSTNGRIPFDDFVCCFVRLRALTDHFRRRDTSHNGSASFQYDDFIQVTMSM